Proteins co-encoded in one Jeotgalibacillus malaysiensis genomic window:
- a CDS encoding oligoendopeptidase → MSTATYPETWDLDVFFNGGSESEELKQHLHTYGEKIEVFAKKIEQFQTPASSESSYLVYQHIQEAKGIMMGLGQAGAFASCLEAQDMNDTGAGVIRGKVTSMGADFSAAFQAFQQKLSKTEDQVWDELLEDDGLKEYTFIMTEWREAAKDKLSEAEEGLISALGVDGYHGWGQMYNALVSEMSIEIEVDGEVKTLSVGQANNLRSHEDPKVREDVHQKLEEAWSKNENLFAQTLNHLGGYRLAMYKKRGWDDFMKEPLEYNRMKPETLDAMWGAISKSKDAFVKFLDHKAKLLGLEKMSWAHIGAPISESVKKLSYDEGAAFILKHFKKFGPEMAAFAEKAFEDGWIEAEDRAGKRPGGFCTGFPLSEQSRIFMTYSGSMSNVATLAHELGHAFHTYALRPMDPLNRRYAMNVAETASTFAEMIVSDAAVKEADSKDEQAALLEDKVSRSIAFFMNIHSRFIFEQRFYEERKEGFVTAKRLNELTVEAQKEAYAGAVTDNEPHFWASKLHFHITGVPFYNFPYTFGYLFSLSVYARALEEGTAYEEKYMALLRDTAVMTTEDLAMKHLGEDITTEAFWMKGIELCIQDAEEFVRLTSE, encoded by the coding sequence ATGTCTACAGCGACGTATCCGGAAACATGGGATTTAGATGTGTTTTTTAATGGTGGAAGTGAATCAGAGGAATTGAAACAGCATTTACATACATATGGAGAAAAAATTGAGGTTTTTGCTAAAAAGATAGAGCAGTTCCAGACGCCTGCTTCTTCTGAGAGCAGTTATCTTGTGTATCAGCATATCCAGGAAGCAAAAGGCATTATGATGGGACTCGGGCAGGCAGGTGCGTTTGCAAGCTGTCTTGAAGCGCAGGATATGAATGATACGGGTGCCGGTGTGATTCGCGGGAAGGTAACATCGATGGGGGCTGACTTTAGTGCAGCGTTCCAGGCATTCCAGCAGAAGCTTTCTAAAACTGAGGATCAGGTATGGGATGAACTGCTTGAAGATGATGGGCTGAAGGAATATACGTTTATTATGACAGAATGGCGTGAAGCAGCAAAGGATAAATTATCAGAAGCGGAAGAAGGACTGATCAGTGCGCTTGGCGTTGATGGTTATCACGGCTGGGGACAGATGTATAATGCCCTTGTATCAGAAATGTCGATCGAAATTGAAGTGGACGGCGAAGTGAAGACGTTATCTGTCGGTCAGGCGAACAACCTGAGATCTCACGAGGATCCAAAAGTGAGAGAAGACGTTCACCAGAAGCTTGAAGAAGCATGGTCAAAAAATGAAAATCTTTTTGCCCAAACGCTGAATCACCTTGGCGGCTACCGTCTTGCGATGTATAAAAAGCGCGGCTGGGATGATTTTATGAAAGAGCCGCTTGAGTACAACCGTATGAAGCCTGAGACGCTTGACGCAATGTGGGGCGCGATCAGTAAGAGCAAGGATGCATTCGTGAAATTCCTTGATCATAAAGCAAAGCTGCTTGGACTTGAGAAAATGTCATGGGCGCATATCGGTGCCCCGATCTCTGAAAGTGTGAAGAAGCTTTCATATGATGAAGGTGCAGCATTTATTTTAAAACACTTTAAAAAGTTCGGACCTGAAATGGCTGCTTTTGCAGAAAAAGCATTTGAAGACGGCTGGATTGAAGCAGAGGACCGTGCAGGCAAGCGTCCGGGTGGCTTCTGTACAGGATTCCCACTCAGCGAGCAGTCGAGAATCTTTATGACTTACAGCGGCTCAATGTCTAACGTGGCAACACTTGCACACGAGCTTGGACATGCGTTCCATACTTATGCACTGCGTCCAATGGATCCATTAAATCGCCGCTATGCAATGAATGTAGCAGAAACTGCTTCCACTTTTGCTGAAATGATTGTATCAGATGCAGCGGTAAAAGAGGCGGATTCAAAGGATGAGCAGGCAGCGCTTTTAGAGGATAAAGTATCAAGAAGCATTGCATTCTTTATGAATATCCACTCGAGATTTATTTTCGAGCAGCGTTTTTATGAAGAGCGTAAAGAAGGTTTTGTAACAGCGAAGCGTCTGAACGAACTCACTGTGGAAGCACAGAAAGAAGCATATGCCGGTGCAGTGACTGACAATGAGCCGCACTTCTGGGCTTCAAAGCTGCACTTCCATATCACAGGCGTTCCGTTCTATAACTTCCCTTACACATTTGGTTACCTGTTCTCACTCAGCGTGTATGCAAGAGCGCTTGAAGAGGGTACAGCGTATGAGGAAAAGTATATGGCATTGCTGCGTGATACGGCTGTTATGACGACAGAGGACCTTGCGATGAAGCATCTGGGTGAGGATATCACAACAGAAGCATTCTGGATGAAGGGCATTGAGCTTTGCATTCAGGACGCGGAGGAGTTTGTACGACTGACTTCTGAATAA
- a CDS encoding ABC transporter permease has translation MNKFWLTVIGITATIVALSNLGSIAGLAVSLLITYIGVKWYFSSDKTWVKITSAIVAAIAGLSAVFNVPAILGVIAVYVLYVVWKKWNNEEAVSDFSYFEKQWQELKKKSV, from the coding sequence ATGAACAAATTCTGGTTAACAGTCATCGGTATTACAGCTACAATCGTTGCATTATCAAATCTTGGATCGATCGCAGGACTTGCAGTCAGCCTGCTGATTACTTACATCGGTGTGAAATGGTATTTCTCAAGCGATAAAACCTGGGTGAAAATCACATCAGCAATCGTTGCAGCAATCGCAGGTCTATCAGCCGTCTTCAACGTACCAGCCATTCTTGGCGTCATCGCAGTCTACGTACTATACGTAGTATGGAAAAAGTGGAATAACGAAGAAGCAGTCAGCGACTTTTCATACTTTGAAAAGCAGTGGCAGGAACTTAAGAAAAAATCAGTTTAA
- a CDS encoding histidine kinase yields MTAKIVLHAVSISLFSALMTLGLYVIFFPPEEWGMLWNVTILDVPFIFFLLIQLLLIGFLWGVIQSGGMKKQVLSIEQQVDDLRQGRTFSKAAQPQTAEFSRLADKVSDLQRMWNEQVKMNQRLASEKVEQQEQKIQEMVSLERQRLARDLHDSVSQQLFAASMLMSAINETEPENRQLQMVEKMIHQSQVEMRALLLHLRPAALKGKTLSEGIDELLVELKQKVPLDISWKTEPMELERGIEDHLFRILQESISNTLRHAEASMLNVLCILRDGAVILRVTDDGKGFELSEDKAGSYGLNNMRERAAEVGGTLKIVSLPDQGTRLEIKVPFEGKEELT; encoded by the coding sequence ATGACGGCGAAAATTGTACTGCACGCAGTCAGTATCAGCCTTTTCAGTGCACTGATGACACTTGGCTTATATGTGATCTTTTTCCCGCCGGAGGAATGGGGAATGCTGTGGAATGTCACGATTCTTGATGTTCCATTTATTTTCTTTTTACTGATTCAGCTGTTGTTAATCGGATTTTTATGGGGCGTAATCCAGAGTGGCGGAATGAAAAAGCAGGTGCTATCCATTGAGCAGCAGGTGGATGACCTGAGACAGGGACGCACATTTTCAAAGGCTGCGCAGCCACAAACTGCTGAATTTTCAAGACTTGCTGATAAAGTATCTGACCTGCAGCGGATGTGGAACGAGCAGGTTAAAATGAATCAGCGGCTCGCGAGTGAAAAAGTGGAGCAGCAGGAACAGAAGATTCAGGAAATGGTATCGCTTGAACGGCAGCGTCTTGCACGCGACCTGCATGATTCGGTCAGTCAGCAGTTATTTGCCGCTTCCATGCTGATGTCAGCAATTAATGAAACAGAACCGGAAAACCGCCAGCTTCAGATGGTAGAAAAAATGATTCATCAGTCACAGGTTGAAATGAGAGCACTCCTGCTCCATCTGAGACCGGCTGCCTTAAAAGGAAAGACGCTTTCTGAAGGGATTGATGAACTGCTGGTTGAACTGAAGCAGAAAGTACCTCTGGACATTTCGTGGAAAACAGAGCCGATGGAGCTTGAACGCGGGATTGAAGATCACTTGTTCAGAATTTTGCAGGAATCTATTTCAAATACATTAAGACACGCTGAAGCCTCTATGCTGAATGTATTGTGCATTTTAAGGGACGGGGCAGTGATTTTAAGAGTGACCGATGATGGAAAAGGGTTTGAGCTATCAGAGGATAAGGCAGGGTCATACGGCCTGAATAATATGAGAGAGCGGGCTGCTGAAGTTGGTGGTACGCTGAAAATTGTTTCGCTGCCTGATCAGGGCACGAGGCTTGAAATTAAAGTACCTTTTGAAGGAAAGGAGGAACTGACATGA
- a CDS encoding LuxR family transcriptional regulator, translating into MIRVLFVDDHEMVRIGVGSYLSSQKDIEVVGECDDGEPAVELALELKPDIILMDLVMKRMDGIEATSKIIEQWPEAKIMIVTSFLDDDKVYPALEAGAVSYLLKTSKASDIADAIRKTHYGETVLEPEVTGKVMQRMRTKEVNLHEDLTGRELEILMLIAQGKTNQEIADELYIALKTVKTHVSNILAKLEVQDRTQAVIYAFKHDLVK; encoded by the coding sequence ATGATCCGCGTATTATTTGTAGATGATCATGAGATGGTCAGAATCGGAGTAGGATCATATTTATCCTCACAAAAAGATATAGAGGTTGTGGGGGAATGTGATGATGGCGAACCGGCCGTTGAGCTGGCGCTTGAGTTAAAACCGGATATCATTCTGATGGATCTCGTGATGAAAAGAATGGATGGCATTGAAGCGACGTCAAAGATTATTGAACAATGGCCTGAAGCAAAAATCATGATTGTTACAAGCTTTCTTGATGATGATAAAGTATACCCGGCCCTTGAAGCCGGAGCGGTCAGTTACCTTTTAAAAACTTCAAAAGCCAGTGACATTGCAGATGCAATCAGAAAAACCCATTATGGTGAAACTGTCCTTGAACCTGAAGTAACAGGAAAAGTGATGCAGCGAATGAGAACGAAGGAAGTAAATCTTCACGAGGATCTCACCGGCAGAGAACTTGAAATTCTGATGCTGATCGCTCAGGGGAAGACGAATCAGGAAATTGCAGATGAGCTCTACATAGCGCTGAAAACAGTCAAGACGCACGTCAGCAATATTCTTGCAAAGCTAGAAGTGCAGGACCGCACGCAGGCAGTTATTTATGCATTTAAACATGATCTTGTAAAATAG
- a CDS encoding carbonic anhydrase produces MTLLSDILTFNETFVEEKQYEPYVTTKIPNKKLVILTCMDTRLVELLPKSMNVKNGDVKMVRNAGAVITHPFGSIMRSLLVAIYELQAEEVLVIGHYDCGMSAVNSHETVEKMKARGVSDDVFNTLSYSGIDIHGWLKGFDDVTESVKNSVEMVRNHPLMDKNVPVHGLVVDPSNGKLDLVEEGYAK; encoded by the coding sequence ATGACACTATTATCAGATATTCTGACATTTAACGAAACATTTGTTGAAGAGAAGCAGTACGAGCCTTATGTAACAACGAAAATTCCTAACAAAAAGCTTGTGATTTTGACTTGTATGGACACAAGACTGGTAGAACTGTTACCAAAATCAATGAACGTAAAAAATGGCGATGTAAAAATGGTCCGTAACGCCGGCGCGGTGATTACTCACCCATTCGGAAGTATTATGAGAAGTCTTCTTGTTGCAATTTATGAACTGCAGGCTGAAGAAGTGCTTGTGATTGGACATTATGACTGCGGCATGAGTGCAGTTAACAGTCATGAAACGGTTGAAAAAATGAAAGCACGCGGCGTTTCAGACGATGTATTTAATACACTTTCCTACTCAGGTATCGATATTCACGGCTGGCTGAAGGGCTTTGATGACGTAACTGAAAGTGTGAAAAACAGTGTTGAGATGGTCCGTAATCATCCATTGATGGATAAGAATGTTCCTGTTCACGGTCTTGTTGTGGACCCGAGCAACGGGAAGCTTGATTTGGTTGAAGAAGGATATGCAAAATAA
- a CDS encoding peptide-methionine (S)-S-oxide reductase, protein MKKKSWVMLIPGVILIGAIIFFVFSDEILNRSYGSEASNAADFAPNEEVAIFAGGCFWCMEPPFEKLAGVRDAVSGYTGGDEENPEYREVANGETGHTEAVQVIYDPDVISYEDLLDVFWRQIDPTDADGQFVDRGKQYRPEIFVQNEEERAAAEASKQEIIDSGRFDGEIVVPVTDASTFYIAEEYHQDYYIKNGDRYYFYRTSSGRDQFLNEYWDEDEREVDLPTKEEVEAESPYAVNYTDEELREMLTDIQYEVTQEDGTEEAFNNEYDGFYEDGIYVDIVSGEPLFSSTDKYDSRTGWPSFTKPLVPENIVEVEDPGIFGMRIEVRSKYADSHLGHVFEDGPEPTGLRYCMNSAAMKFIPAEDLEAEGYSEFSYLFES, encoded by the coding sequence ATGAAGAAGAAAAGTTGGGTGATGCTGATTCCCGGTGTAATTTTAATCGGTGCCATCATCTTTTTCGTATTTTCAGATGAAATACTGAACCGATCATATGGCAGTGAGGCAAGTAATGCAGCTGATTTTGCACCGAATGAAGAAGTTGCAATCTTTGCAGGCGGCTGCTTCTGGTGTATGGAGCCACCTTTCGAAAAGCTTGCAGGTGTTCGTGATGCGGTTTCAGGTTATACAGGCGGGGATGAAGAAAACCCTGAGTATAGAGAAGTTGCAAACGGTGAGACAGGACATACTGAAGCTGTTCAGGTCATTTATGATCCTGATGTGATCAGTTATGAAGATCTGCTTGATGTGTTCTGGAGACAAATTGATCCGACTGATGCAGATGGGCAATTCGTAGACCGCGGAAAGCAGTACCGTCCTGAGATCTTTGTTCAAAATGAAGAAGAAAGAGCAGCTGCTGAAGCCTCTAAACAGGAAATCATTGATTCCGGCAGATTTGACGGGGAAATTGTGGTCCCTGTAACTGACGCCTCAACATTTTATATCGCTGAAGAATATCACCAGGATTACTACATTAAAAATGGTGACCGCTACTATTTCTACCGCACAAGTTCAGGCAGAGACCAGTTTTTAAATGAGTACTGGGATGAGGATGAGCGCGAAGTCGATCTGCCGACAAAAGAAGAAGTAGAAGCTGAAAGCCCTTATGCAGTCAATTATACGGATGAGGAACTGCGTGAGATGCTGACAGATATCCAGTATGAAGTGACGCAGGAAGACGGTACAGAAGAAGCTTTTAATAATGAATATGACGGCTTTTATGAAGACGGTATTTATGTGGATATCGTATCAGGAGAACCGTTATTCAGTTCAACAGATAAATATGATTCTCGTACAGGCTGGCCTTCATTTACAAAGCCGCTCGTACCTGAAAATATCGTTGAAGTAGAAGACCCGGGTATTTTCGGGATGAGAATTGAAGTCAGAAGTAAATACGCTGACTCACACCTTGGACACGTTTTTGAAGACGGACCAGAGCCGACTGGACTTCGCTACTGTATGAATTCAGCCGCCATGAAATTTATTCCGGCAGAAGACCTTGAAGCAGAGGGTTATAGCGAATTTTCATATTTGTTTGAATCATAA